The window TTACAGACAGGGGACCTCTAAGTACTCAGAAACTCGCCTCAGGTCGTTTCGACGGAGCCCATTCGAGGTTCGTATTTTTGACCTGCCGTCGTGAAGTATCGACACTATGGGGACTGGAAGAATACCCGTCGCCGCTTCTGCCACTACTGGAAAAGCTCGTTGTCGATCCTGATCTGGAAAAGCTCGTTGTCGATCCTGATTTTAAATAGCTCATGATTGATGCCTCTCACATGAAAGTATACCCGCACGTATCGGGAGCAAGAGGAAAGAAAGAGGAAACGATCTTTGTCGAAGCTTGACACAATGACATGATACAGGATGAGGTGACGCTTCCCTGTCTCGTAATATATTTATCAAAATATATCTTTTAAAAATTCCACCATTACGTATAATTTTATCAGGAGGAAAAAGAATGCAGTCTAAGCAAATTACAGTTTTTATTTTGATAATTATACTTATCGCTGTTATAAAAAGACGACTATTAAGGTGCATTTTGTTTCATATCTATATAATTCTAACCTGCATCTGGGCGGCTATCGGACTTTATTTTTTAGGGTCATATCTATCAACGAAAAACAGCCTCTTAGGCTCACTCATTTTTTTCATATCATTTGATTTTTTCTTGGGAGCCCTTTTGTGGATATATTTTACTTATCGGGATAGTCAAGGCACAAACATGAAAAATATAAAAGAAATTCTATCTAAAAATCAACGCGAATGCATTATCACGAGAAAAAATAAAATATTAGGCCCCTTACTGCTCATTCCACGAAAATCAAAATCCTACACCTGGACATTTATAGGCAGACAACCTATAAAAAACATTTGTGGATTTAATTTTGCGAGCCTATTTATCACTAATGAAAGAATCTTCATTCAAAGCATTCTCTTTGGTATGCCATTGTTGGAAATACATATGCAAGACATCGAAGAAGTCAGGCTACATGACAGCTTCCAAGGCATTATTACACTAGAAATAACAAAAAGCTCTGCTGGAGCCTATATAAAGCTATTTCACCATTCTGCAAATATAGAGGGGGTTATCTACTTAAATGTAGGAAAGCACTCCGAAGAGTTAAAAAATTTGATAAATACCTTGTCACACCCACAAGTTAGAAAAATCAATATGAATATCGCAACTTCTTCCTGTGATGCACTTCCCTCTCCGTACCCTGATGAGCACGATGGGATCTCGCTTTGCATCTGAACGCCTTATTTGCCTCTACCAATACTCTCAAGCCCCTTCAGGTTGTCATTAGAACTTCAAGAAATTAAAAATCGTGACGTTTCTCCCGGTACAGCTTGCTCAGCGTCTCGCCTGTCTGCTTTTCCGAGTCGTGCGTTTTGAAAGCTTACCTTGGGTGCAGTGAACGATTCATATCCGAGCTGAAAGACGAGATTCTCTCTGAACAATTAGAGGAGGAGATTATCATTGGGGAACGACAATTCTTCTTGACATGAACGAGGGTAGGAGTATATGATCTTTGTGAGTACATTCTCAAAATATCTGTGGGAAAGTATTCGCCACTCGACAATAAACTGAAATCTTAAGCCCTTGCCGTAGGGGCCTGACGACTCTACTATTCACCAGAATACCTCTTCAACAAGATGAGGATAGCGGTATATCGGAGGTTGGGCATCAAGGGATATGGAAATGTCCGATAAGAACTTGAGGCCTTTTTTGAAGAAAAAACAACAGTATCTTCCTCCTCCTCTGAAGGAGACGGGAAAGGAGAGCGATATTCCCGAAAAAAACGATGACGAACGGCTTTCAAAGCACAAGCAGAAGGACAGATCGTCAACGACAAACTGGAATCCGGTGCAAATCCGGAGGGGACCCGCCACTGTAAGCCTGACGACCCCGTCAACCACCGGGTTCCTACCCGGGAAGGGACGGAGGAAGGAGGACGGCAACCCAGGAGACTGGTCGTGGACGAAGATCTATGGAGCCTTACGCGGACTTGAGGCCTCCGTCGGCAATGCGGTTATCGCTTTGCTCGAGGGGGTCTTGTTTTTTTAGTGCCAAGGTCTCACGAAAGCAAGGCGTCAGAACCATACCAGGAGGTGAGGCAGCGGTGAAGCTCAAGACGACCCTCTTTGGCCATACATACCAGTTCAAGAGCGTCAAAGAGGTCCTGGCTAAGGCGAACGAGGAGAAGTCCGGCGACCGACTGGCGGGAATTATCGCCGAGTCCATGGAAGAACGGATTGCGGCCAAACACGTCCTGGCCAACCTGATGATCTCGGACCTGAGGAACAACCCAGTAGTCCCTTACGAGGACGACGAGGTCACTCGGATTATCCAGGATGACGTAAACGAACGGATCTACAACGAGATCAAGAACTGGACTATATCTGACCTTCGAGAGTGGATTCTCTCCAACGAGACCACCGGAGAGGACATTAAGCGGATAAGTCGGGGACTCACCAGCGAGGTCATCGCTGGTGTGGCTAAACTCATGGGCAATATGGACCTGATCTACGGAGCCAGCAAGATACGAATCTCGGCACACTGTAACACGACCATCGGGCTACCCGGAACTCTGGCTGCTCGACTACAGCCTAACCACCCAACCGACGATATAGAGGGGATCACCACATCCCTGTTCGAGGGGCTCTCCTATGGCGTGGGAGATGCCGTCATCGGTTTGAACCCGGTGGATGACAGCACCGAAAGTGTTAAGAAGGTTCTGCTCAAGTTCCAGGAAATCAAGGAGACCTACGAGATTCCGACCCAAATCTGCGTCCTGGCCCACGTAACGACTCAGATGGAAGCTATCCACAAAGGAGCACCCACCGACATGGTTTTCCAGAGCATCGCCGGATCGGAGAAAGGAAACGAAGCTTTCGGCCTCACAGGAGCCATGCTGGCCGAAGCTCTGGATCTGGTGCTCAAGGAGGGAACCTCCGTAGGTCCCAACGTGATGTACTTCGAGACCGGGCAGGGAGCCGAGCTTTCCTCCAATGCTCACGCCGGAGCGGACCAGGTGACAATGGAGGCAAGATGTTACGGCTTTGCCAAGCGGTTCCGGCCTTTCCTCGTTAACACAGTCGTAGGATTCATCGGCCCTGAGTACCTTTACGACAGTCGCCAGGTTATCCGGGCTGGCCTGGAAGATCATTTTATGGGCAAGCTCACGGGAATCTCCATGGGATGCGACGCTTGTTACACCAACCACATGAAGGCCGACCAGAACGACATTGAGAACCTGGCCATCCTGCTTACGTCGGCAGGTTGCAATTACTTTATGGGCATTCCTCACGGCGACGACGTTATGCTCAACTATCAGTGTACCGGATATCACGAAACGGCGTCCCTACGCCAGCTTCTGAAAGTCCGCCCCATCAGGGAGTTCGACCGTTGGCTGGAACGATGGGGTATCACCGAAAACGGCATTCTGACAAAGAAGGCCGGTGATGCGTCGCTCTTCTTCCCTGATCGGTAAACCTTAGGCAAGGGGTGAGAACGGTGGTAACCGAGAAAGACATCAAGACCATGGTGGCACAGATTCTCTCTGAGATGAGCGCCTCCTCAGAGATGAAAGTAAAAGAGAACGAGCCTCGACAGACTTCACCGGTGGACGATGCCGGGAAATCTACAGCGACTGAGGCATCTTCAGAGCCAGAAGTGTCCATGGCATCTGAGGTGCCTACAGAATCTGAGGAGACGACAACTTCTCATGAACAAAAAGATGCCGTCTCGACCATCGAGGACGAAGGGCTCCCGGATCTGACGGAGATCGATCTGAGGAAACAGATGTTGGTCCCCCATCCCAAGGACGGGGAAACCCTGTTGGCCATGAAGCTTTCCACCCCGGCTCGGATCGGCGTCTGGCGAGCTGGGCCCCGATACAAAACTGAGACATATCTGCGATTTAGGGCAGATCATGCGGCAGCCCAAGACGCCGTCTTCAGTGATGTCTCCGATGAATTCCTGGAGGCTAACGGCTTGGAGGCTATCCAGACACAGTGCACGAGCAAGGACGAGTTCATCACCCGTCCCGACCTGGGACGGCAGTTCTCCGACGATGCCAAGAAAATCATCGAAAAAATCGCAGGAACTTCATCCAAAGTTCTGGTCTACGTTTCTGACGGTCTCAGCTCCACGGCAGTTACGACCAACGCCATGGACACCATGAAATCCATCACCCAGGGCTTGGACCGACACGGCGTCAGCCTGGGGAACCCGTTTTTCGTCAAGTACGGCCGGGTTCCTGCCATGGACGTGATCTCGGAGGTTACCGGATCTGAGGTGGTGTGCGTCCTCATAGGCGAGCGGCCTGGGTTAGTCACTGCCGAGAGTATGTCGGCCTACATCACGTACAAGGGAACCGTGGGGATGGCCGAGGCCCGTCGGACCGTGGTCTCCAACATCCACGCAGGAGGGACTCCTGCGGTCGAGGCTGGCGGCTACATCGCCGACATCATCAAGCTCATGCTCGAAAAGAAGGTCAGTGGTATCGACCTGAAACTCTAAGGAAACGGGAGGGAGACCTATGAAAGGCGATCCTTTAAAGACGACGCTCCTGAGCATCAAAATCATTCCTAACGTAAACCCGGACCTGGCCGCATCCCTGGGGCTTCGGACGGACCAGCGAAGTTTGGGACTAGTGACCGCCGACTGTGACGACGTGACCTACACCGCCTTGGATGAGGCCACCAAAAAGGCCGACGTCAAGGTGGTCTACGCCAAGTCTTTCTACGGAGGTGCCGCTAACGCCAACACCAAACTTGCAGGGGAGATCATCGGTATCCTGGCGGGGCCCAACCCTGCCGAGGTCAGAAGTGGTCTGAACGCCTTGGCTGACTTCATCGAAAATGAAGCGTGGTTCATCTCGGCCAACGAGGATGACACCATCCCCTACTACGCCCACTGTATCTCCCGAACCGGAAGCTATCTGTCGGAGACGGCAGGCATTACCGAGGGCGAAGCTCTGGCCTACCTCATCGCCCCTCCCCTTGAGGCTATGTACGCAGTGGACGCAGCTCTGAAGGCCGCTGACGTCAGGATGGCCACTTTATTCGCCCCCCCGTCAGAGACCAACTTCGCTGGGGGGCTGCTCACGGGTTCGCAATCAGCATGCAAAGCAGCCTGCGACGCCTTTGCCCAAGCGGTGATCTTCGTCGCTGAGAACCCAGTACTCTACTAGACATCGGACAAGCACCGGGAGCGGTTCCATGAGGACAGCTATCGGAATGATCGAGACCTTGGGGATGTTGGGAGCTGTGGAGGCAGCCGACAGTGCCTTGAAATGTGCCTCGGTCTCGTTACTTCAGGTGATAAAGGTTCGGGGAGGGTTGGTCACCGTCTGCATCACGGGAGATGTAGCGGCCGTTCGGGCCGCAGTAGACGCGGCGGCAGCGTCGGTGACCCGGCTGAAAATCTCCTCTACAACCCATGTCATCCCCAGGCTCGCGGATCAGGCTTGGCCCTTGGTGTCTCCCCAAATTTCCGAACCCGAACGAGAGGAGAGGTCCGCACGTATCGAATTTGCGGTTCCCGAAAAGAGAGACGAGACACAGAGAACGGACGAACCGACCCCGGAAGAGAGGTTTGAGGTCAACAACGACAAGCAAAATCGACGGGACCTGGAGTCTATGACGGTCATGAACCTGCGTCGTCTGGCACGAAACGAGGGGTTGACCTCCATGACCAAAAAGGAGATTCGGTTTGCCAATAAGGCCCAATTGATTCGGGAACTGAGGACGCTGTACGCAAGTAAGGAAAAGAGGTGAAGCCTGTGGTCTCTTTAAAAGACCGAGATCTTCTCTCCATACAGGAGACCAGAATTCTGGTCGCTCAGGCAAAAAAAGCCCAACGGCAGATAGCCGTCATGGGGCAGAACGAGATCGACAATCTGGTGAGAGCCGCGGCCCAAGCAGGCGAAGACAACGCCGAGCATCTGGCAAAGATGGCCCACGAAGAGACGGGGTTCGGTCGGTGGGAGGATAAAACCCTTAAAAACATTTTCGCCGCCCGGGGAACCCACCGAAGCACATTGGGCATGAGCACCGTGGGGATCATCCGGGAGGACAGAGAAAAAAAGATCCTGGAGATCGCCTCGCCACTAGGAATTGTGGCAGGCCTTATCCCTTCCACCAACCCCACGTCCACAACCATCTTCAAGGCCATGATCGCTGTTAAGGCCGGCAATGGAATAATCTTCTCTCCTCATCCAGCGGCCAAGCAATGTATCATGGAGACAGTCCGGATCCTCTCCGACGCGATCCAAGAGGCCGGAGGTCCTGAGGGATTGGTGGGATGTCTCTCCCTCCCGACCAAAGACGGTACAACAGAGCTCATGAGACACCGGGATATCTCCATGATATTGGCAACCGGTGGGGCAGAGATGGTCCATGCCGCCTATAGCTCGGGGACACCCGCCCTGGGAGTGGGACCCGGGAACTCTCCGGCATTCATCGAACGAACCGCCGATATCCCCACAGCGGTGAGGCGAATCATCGAGAGCAAAACTTTCGATTACAGCACCATCTGCGCCTCGGAACAGTCTGTCGTGGTGGACGAGCCCATCCGATCCTCCGTGGAGGCCGAGTTCCGAAAACAGGGGGGCTATTTTCTATCCCCCGAGGAGGCCGCTAAGGTAGCCTCTGTCATCCTCTCCCCGTCGGGAACCATGAACGCCCGGACAGTGGGACGAAGCCCTCAGGTGATCGCTGAGCTGGCAGGAATTTATGTGCCGTCTGAGATCCGAGTACTACTGGCTCCCCAGGAGGGAGTGGGCAACGATTATCCTTTCTCCCACGAGAAGCTCTGCCCCATCCTTGCGTTTTACTGGGCTGATGGCTGGGAACGATGCTGCGAGCGATGCATCGAGCTCCTGGAGTTCGAGGGGGCGGGACACTCTCTGGCCATCCACACGGCCGATGAATCCATCGTTCGAGAGTTCGGACTCAGAAAACCGGTCTCCCGTTTGATCGTCAACGCCGGTTCGTCCCTCGCAGCTGTTGGAGCCACGACCAATCTCCTGCCATCTCTCACCTTGGGATGTGGCGCTGCCGGGCACAACGCTACATCCGATAATGTGGGCCCTATGCACCTGTTGAACATCCGCCGGGTAGCTTGGGGCATCCGGGAGATCGGAGATCTTCGTCTCGAGAAGCGACAATCTGGTGAATCTCGGACCACCGACAGCCGGATCGATGATCTGGTCAAGGAGATCGTCGACCAGCTCGAAGTACGACTAGCGCTCAAATAGACATCGCTGAAGACAATAAGGGAGGCAACGTCATGAACAACGGGATGCAGGCACTGGGAATGATTGAGACCAAGGGGCTCGTGGGCTCCATCGAGGCTGCCGACGCCATGGTGAAAGCAGCCAACGTCACACTCATCGGTAAAGTCCATGTGGGAGGCGGATTGGTCACCGTTATGGTCCGGGGCGATGTGGGGGCCGTCAAGGCAGCTACCGACGCTGGAGCGGCCGCTGCAGGCAAGATCGGAGAGCTCATTTCAGTCCACGTGATTCCAAGACCTCACGGCGAGGTCGAGTTTATCCTCCCTAAGCTGGAGGGAAGCGGCCCGTCCTCCAGTATCTGATGAAGACACGACCATGACCGGCCTGGGTAACGCAAATCGAGCCATAGAGGAGCTCTACCGACACCGCCTAGGGGCGTCTCCTTTGCTATCCGGGCAGGAACCTTTGAAGGTCGGGGTCGACTTGGGAACATCGTCTATCGTCCTGGTCGTTCTGGACCGGGATAATCGACCGATAGCCTGGGAAATGGAGGAAGCCTCGGTGATCCGGGACGGTCTTGTGGTTGACTACAGCGGAGCCGTGACCATAGTCCACCGACTCAAAGAGGCCCTGGAGCAAACTATCAAGGTGAATCTAACCTCCTCAGCCATCGCTGTCCCTCCGGGAACAGGCGAACGGGATTCTGCTACCCACCGATACGTAGCTGAAGCCGCCGGACTCAAAGTCTCCAATGTACTGGACGAACCAACGGCGGCTAACTCGGTACTCCGAATGAAAGACGGAGCCATCGTAGATATCGGCGGAGGAACGACAGGCATATCGATCATCTCCGATGGGAAGGTGCTTGGCGTCTTCGATGAGCCCACCGGCGGAATCCACGTCTCGCTGGTCATCGCCGGCAACCGAGGGATATCCCTCCAGGAGGCCGAGGTCATCAAGAGAGACCCCTCGCGATCCAAGGAGGTCCTGACCATGGTCACACCGGTCATTCAGAAGATGGGGTACATCGTGGCAAGCAGCATCAAGGGTTTTCCTGTGGACTGCCTGACCCTTGTCGGGGGAACCTGCTCCCTTCAGGGCTTGGACGCCATCGTATCCAAGGAGACAGGGATCCCCGCTTTTACCCCCTGTCACCCCTTTTTGGTGACACCTCTGGGGATCGCCATCAACTGCGAAGGAAGTGAGAGCAAATGGACCAAGAACACCTGATCGAGACCATAACGGAAGAACTGATCCGTCGACTTCACACGTCCGAAAGCGAAACCGAAAGGACCTGCCTGGTCGTCGGCGCGGATGAGGCCCTAGCTGACATCCTGTCGGAATGTCGTCTGACCCAGTGTCCCGCCTACGAGGCCGACACGGTGAAACTTGAGTCCTACGAGGCCGTAATCGTGCCGTGTCTGTCGGAGAATCAACTTGTTCTGGCGTCTCTGGGACTTCGATACGGCTCCGAATCGGCGGCCATTCTGGACGGACTTCAGGAAGGACGCCCAGTCTACATACTGGATACACCGGCCTCCCAAACAGGCACGGCCATCTATCGGTACTACGAGGAATGCAGACATCGATTGTCGTCCTTTGGGGCTCGGTTCGTATCTCGACAGGAACTGAGCGCTGTATTCCAGAGACCAACACAAACGACGGCCCCCTCCATCTGCGGGCCTCAATGCGATCAGGTTCCAGGTTGCACCATGGTAGACCTCTCCAGCCGATCAGTCCTCTCCCAGAGGGAGATCGACGAACTTTGTGTCGGCAGCTGCACCGATCTTGTGATCGGTCCTAAAACGGTGGTTACCCCCCTGGCCCTGGATATACTGCGGCACAGGCACATCACCATCACCCGCCTGGAGACCGACCGGTGATCATCGCCAAGGTGGTGGGCAATATCTGGGCCACTAAAAAAGAGGATGGGCTCACCGGAATGAAATTCCTGGTCGTTCGTCCCACCCAAAGCCATGCCAAGGGGACTTTCGTGGCAATTGACGCCGTGGGAGCCGGCATCGGAGAGGACGTCATCGTCTGTCAGGGAAGCTCGGCACGAACCATCTTCTCCGACAGCAACGTCCCGGTGGACGCCGTGATCGTCGGGATAGTCGACACCCTTGAGGTAGACGAATCCCTTCTGGACGCCTGAGAACAATCTCACCTTTCAGGCATGACACAACATAGCTGGAGGTGCATATTCCATGGGGATCAACGACATCATACTCTACATCATGACGGGCTTTATGGTTCTGGGAGCCTTGGACAAAGCGTTTCTCGGCAATCGCCTGGGCTTTGGTGAAAAATTCGAGGAGGGATTCATGGCTATGGGATCCCTCATGCTGGCTATGGGTGGCGTCATCACCCTGGCTCCACTGTTGGCGGCCGTCCTCAAGCCAGTCATCGTTCCTCTGTACACTGCGGTTGGAGCCGATCCGTCCATGTTCGCCACCACCTTGTTGGCCAACGATATGGGCGGTTATCCTCTGGCCATGCAGATGGCTGAAAACCCGTCAGTAGGGCGCTTCGCCGGGATCATCCTGGGGGCGATGATGGGGCCGACCATCGTCTTCTCCATTCCGGTGGCTCTGGGCATCATCGAGAAGAAGGATCATCCAGCCCTGGCCAAGGGCATCCTTCTGGGAATGATCACGATCCCCCTCGGCTGCGTAGCCGGCGGTCTGGTCATGCTCAGCAGTGAGTTCACCATCTCCATGATGCTGGTGAACCTCATCCCGGTCGTGATCGTCTCAGCCCTTATCGCTACCGGACTCAAGCTGATCCCCAACGCCATGATCAAGGGCTTCACCCTTTTCGGAAAAGGTGTGGTTTCCTTGATCACAGTGGGACTTGCCATGGGAATTATCGAGGCCCTCTCGCCCTTCCGGTTTTTCCCCGAGGGCTCGCCCATGGCATTGGCACCTCTGTCGGACTCCATCGCCACCATCGGTGCCATCGCTATCGTCCTGGCAGGGGCCTTCCCCATGGTTAGTTTTATCACCAAGGTCTTTAAACAACCCCTTCTGGCCTTTGGCAAAAGATTGGGTATGGGCGACGTTTCCGCCGCTGGCATGGTCGCCACTCTGGCCAACAACATTCCCATGTTCACCCTCATGAAGGACATGGACGAGCGGGGTAAGGTCATCAACGTAGCCTTTGCGGTGAGCGCAGCCTTCGTTTTCGGTGACCACCTGGGATTCACCGCCGGTGTAGAACGAGAACTCATATTCGCAATGATCGTTGGCAAGTTAGTAGGCGGTATCACAGCGGTTATCCTGGCCTGCAAGGTCACCCCAGCCAACGTCGCAGAACAAAAGTGAGGAGACGAGAATGGACAGATGCGAGCTTGAAGCCCTGGTTCGAAGTCTGGTAGTCCAGGCACTGGCGCAAGGCAATCCTTCCTTTGAGAAGACGGTGGACCCCAGCGGGATCCTTTCGGTCCGTGCAGCCACCGTTCATCCTGAACCCTTTGACACAGGGAAACCGGGCGATGACGTGAAACTCACCGATATCGTCACCCTGGAGGAAAGCCCCCGATTAGGCTGCGGCATCATGGAGATGAACAAAACGACCTTCGAGTGGACCTTGAAATATGACGAGGTGGACTACATCATCGACGGAACCCTGGAAATACTCATTGACGGACGAAAGGTCGTGGGACACCGAGGCGACGTGATTTTCATTCCGGCCAACTCGTCCATATCGTTCAGCGCCCCGGAACACTCCCGTTTCCTCTTTGTCACCTACCCCGCCGACTGGGCCTCTCAATAAAACCAGGAGAGCGATACGTGGCGGGGAGGTGAGATGAATGAAGCTCGTCACAGAGACCCATCTTCGAGAGGAACTGGGGGACAGACCATGCGACACCTACACGGTGGACCGAGGGACCATTGTCACCCCATCGGCCCGGGGATACCTGTCGGATCATCACATCGAGTTGGTCATTCGGGATGGTCGACCGTCAGAGACCGCTGAGGTACCGCCGGCCGAGGTTAAAGAGAAAGAGCGGCATAGCCCGAAGTTTATCGGCCCCGACGGCGGATGCTTCGATTCCAAACCAGAACACCTGACCCACATCCACGGCAAGCGTCTGGTATCGAAAAAACACCCCCGGATCGCTTTTCGGGGGAAGATGGACAGCTTTCAGGCCCGGATCGTGGAGCTCCAATGTCGGTCCATCGAGTTGGGCGCTCAAGCTTTAGCCGACGAACTCGAGGAAGTACTGGACTTTGCCCGGGCTATCCTCAGTGCCGAGATCATGGAACATCCTCTGGAGGATCGCCCTTTAATGGGCCTCTCCCTGGAGGAGCTCCACTCCATGTCTCATAACCCAAGGAAGACCTTCGGCATGGGACACGTGAGAATCCACTACACCATTGGCCCCCTCTGTGTGGGCCTCAACAGCCTCAGGACCGCCGTCAGAGAAGTAGAGCTGGCGGCAGTCCAGGCCTTCCACGGCGACGATGGGGCAGTCTATCGAAACGACATCCTCACGGCCCTGAACCGGATGAGCAGTACCCTCTACGTCATGATCTACAGACACCTGCCCCGAGGATACGATAAGCAGTACTGAGGAAAGGAGAGATCACCCATGACCGAGACGGTCCTGAGTGTGGGCATCGACATCGGCACCAGCACAACCCAGCTGATATTCAGCGCCCTGGAAGTGGAGAACACTGCCGGAGTGGCGTCAGTGCCCCGGATCTCGGTGGTGGAGAAAAAGATCCTCCGCCGCAGCGACATTTATTTCACACCCCTGATCTCCCCCACTGTAATCGACACCGAGGGTGTACGGCAGATCGTCACCAAGGAATACAACCGAGCCGGCATGAGCCCCCAGGATATATCGGCAGGGGCCATCATCATCACCGGTGAGACCGCCAGAAAGGAGAACGCAGAGGCCCTCCTCCAGAGCCTGAGCGACCTGGCAGGGGATTTCGTGGTGGCCACGGCAGGATCGGACCTGGAGTCCATTCTGGCAGGTCGGGGCTCCGGTGCTGCCCAGGCATCCAAGGACAACCGAACCACCGTGGCCAACTTCGACATGGGCGGCGGTACCACCAACGTGGCACTGTTCACTAACGGCGACGTGGTTGACACCACCTGTCTCGACATCGGCGGCCGACTCGTCCGATTGGACAAAGAT is drawn from Dethiosulfovibrio peptidovorans and contains these coding sequences:
- a CDS encoding microcompartment protein EutL (carboxysome structural protein involved in ethanolamine utilization), whose amino-acid sequence is MKGDPLKTTLLSIKIIPNVNPDLAASLGLRTDQRSLGLVTADCDDVTYTALDEATKKADVKVVYAKSFYGGAANANTKLAGEIIGILAGPNPAEVRSGLNALADFIENEAWFISANEDDTIPYYAHCISRTGSYLSETAGITEGEALAYLIAPPLEAMYAVDAALKAADVRMATLFAPPSETNFAGGLLTGSQSACKAACDAFAQAVIFVAENPVLY
- a CDS encoding ethanolamine utilization protein EutH (may be involved in the transport of ethanolamine), which gives rise to MGINDIILYIMTGFMVLGALDKAFLGNRLGFGEKFEEGFMAMGSLMLAMGGVITLAPLLAAVLKPVIVPLYTAVGADPSMFATTLLANDMGGYPLAMQMAENPSVGRFAGIILGAMMGPTIVFSIPVALGIIEKKDHPALAKGILLGMITIPLGCVAGGLVMLSSEFTISMMLVNLIPVVIVSALIATGLKLIPNAMIKGFTLFGKGVVSLITVGLAMGIIEALSPFRFFPEGSPMALAPLSDSIATIGAIAIVLAGAFPMVSFITKVFKQPLLAFGKRLGMGDVSAAGMVATLANNIPMFTLMKDMDERGKVINVAFAVSAAFVFGDHLGFTAGVERELIFAMIVGKLVGGITAVILACKVTPANVAEQK
- a CDS encoding ethanolamine utilization protein, which gives rise to MDRCELEALVRSLVVQALAQGNPSFEKTVDPSGILSVRAATVHPEPFDTGKPGDDVKLTDIVTLEESPRLGCGIMEMNKTTFEWTLKYDEVDYIIDGTLEILIDGRKVVGHRGDVIFIPANSSISFSAPEHSRFLFVTYPADWASQ
- a CDS encoding ethanolamine utilization protein; this encodes MRTAIGMIETLGMLGAVEAADSALKCASVSLLQVIKVRGGLVTVCITGDVAAVRAAVDAAAASVTRLKISSTTHVIPRLADQAWPLVSPQISEPEREERSARIEFAVPEKRDETQRTDEPTPEERFEVNNDKQNRRDLESMTVMNLRRLARNEGLTSMTKKEIRFANKAQLIRELRTLYASKEKR
- a CDS encoding ethanolamine utilization protein EutJ: MTGLGNANRAIEELYRHRLGASPLLSGQEPLKVGVDLGTSSIVLVVLDRDNRPIAWEMEEASVIRDGLVVDYSGAVTIVHRLKEALEQTIKVNLTSSAIAVPPGTGERDSATHRYVAEAAGLKVSNVLDEPTAANSVLRMKDGAIVDIGGGTTGISIISDGKVLGVFDEPTGGIHVSLVIAGNRGISLQEAEVIKRDPSRSKEVLTMVTPVIQKMGYIVASSIKGFPVDCLTLVGGTCSLQGLDAIVSKETGIPAFTPCHPFLVTPLGIAINCEGSESKWTKNT
- a CDS encoding acetaldehyde dehydrogenase (acetylating), whose translation is MVSLKDRDLLSIQETRILVAQAKKAQRQIAVMGQNEIDNLVRAAAQAGEDNAEHLAKMAHEETGFGRWEDKTLKNIFAARGTHRSTLGMSTVGIIREDREKKILEIASPLGIVAGLIPSTNPTSTTIFKAMIAVKAGNGIIFSPHPAAKQCIMETVRILSDAIQEAGGPEGLVGCLSLPTKDGTTELMRHRDISMILATGGAEMVHAAYSSGTPALGVGPGNSPAFIERTADIPTAVRRIIESKTFDYSTICASEQSVVVDEPIRSSVEAEFRKQGGYFLSPEEAAKVASVILSPSGTMNARTVGRSPQVIAELAGIYVPSEIRVLLAPQEGVGNDYPFSHEKLCPILAFYWADGWERCCERCIELLEFEGAGHSLAIHTADESIVREFGLRKPVSRLIVNAGSSLAAVGATTNLLPSLTLGCGAAGHNATSDNVGPMHLLNIRRVAWGIREIGDLRLEKRQSGESRTTDSRIDDLVKEIVDQLEVRLALK
- a CDS encoding ethanolamine ammonia lyase large subunit (with EutC catalyzes the formation of acetaldehyde and ammonia from ethanolamine), translated to MKLKTTLFGHTYQFKSVKEVLAKANEEKSGDRLAGIIAESMEERIAAKHVLANLMISDLRNNPVVPYEDDEVTRIIQDDVNERIYNEIKNWTISDLREWILSNETTGEDIKRISRGLTSEVIAGVAKLMGNMDLIYGASKIRISAHCNTTIGLPGTLAARLQPNHPTDDIEGITTSLFEGLSYGVGDAVIGLNPVDDSTESVKKVLLKFQEIKETYEIPTQICVLAHVTTQMEAIHKGAPTDMVFQSIAGSEKGNEAFGLTGAMLAEALDLVLKEGTSVGPNVMYFETGQGAELSSNAHAGADQVTMEARCYGFAKRFRPFLVNTVVGFIGPEYLYDSRQVIRAGLEDHFMGKLTGISMGCDACYTNHMKADQNDIENLAILLTSAGCNYFMGIPHGDDVMLNYQCTGYHETASLRQLLKVRPIREFDRWLERWGITENGILTKKAGDASLFFPDR
- a CDS encoding ethanolamine ammonia-lyase; amino-acid sequence: MKVKENEPRQTSPVDDAGKSTATEASSEPEVSMASEVPTESEETTTSHEQKDAVSTIEDEGLPDLTEIDLRKQMLVPHPKDGETLLAMKLSTPARIGVWRAGPRYKTETYLRFRADHAAAQDAVFSDVSDEFLEANGLEAIQTQCTSKDEFITRPDLGRQFSDDAKKIIEKIAGTSSKVLVYVSDGLSSTAVTTNAMDTMKSITQGLDRHGVSLGNPFFVKYGRVPAMDVISEVTGSEVVCVLIGERPGLVTAESMSAYITYKGTVGMAEARRTVVSNIHAGGTPAVEAGGYIADIIKLMLEKKVSGIDLKL
- a CDS encoding ethanolamine utilization protein EutN; its protein translation is MIIAKVVGNIWATKKEDGLTGMKFLVVRPTQSHAKGTFVAIDAVGAGIGEDVIVCQGSSARTIFSDSNVPVDAVIVGIVDTLEVDESLLDA
- a CDS encoding ethanolamine utilization microcompartment protein EutM, whose protein sequence is MNNGMQALGMIETKGLVGSIEAADAMVKAANVTLIGKVHVGGGLVTVMVRGDVGAVKAATDAGAAAAGKIGELISVHVIPRPHGEVEFILPKLEGSGPSSSI